A single region of the Spirochaetota bacterium genome encodes:
- a CDS encoding FprA family A-type flavoprotein, which yields MKPIEIRDGIYWVGGIDWELRNFHGYLTQRGSTYNAYLVLDEKITLIDTVKHYLCDEMLERISAVADPSRIDCIVSNHVEMDHSGSIPLLKKLAPRAEVLTSVNGEKGLRMHYREDLNLRAVKSGESLKLGKRSLQFIHTPMVHWPDNMVAWMPEEKILFSNDAFGQHIATSERFDDQYPVNIIMEEAKKYYANIVLPYSAQVKKALEAVSSISPEVIAPSHGIIWRSNIGAILESYGRWSANATEDRALIIYDTMWSSTRKMAYAIQRAFENKNISTCMLDLKNNHISDIMTEVLTAKYICVGSPTLNNNMLPTVAAFLTYFKGLAPKGRTALAFGSYGWGGQSIEQIDAVLRDCGFTMLDRIKVQYIPDETTLHEISARLEAAL from the coding sequence ATGAAACCAATAGAAATCAGGGACGGCATTTACTGGGTCGGGGGCATAGACTGGGAGCTCAGGAACTTCCACGGATACCTCACCCAGCGCGGCTCCACCTACAATGCGTACCTGGTCCTGGATGAAAAGATAACACTCATCGATACCGTGAAGCACTATCTCTGCGACGAGATGCTGGAGAGGATATCCGCGGTCGCGGACCCGTCCAGGATCGACTGCATTGTTTCAAACCACGTGGAAATGGACCATTCGGGTTCCATTCCGCTCCTGAAAAAGCTCGCCCCGAGGGCGGAGGTGCTCACCTCGGTGAACGGTGAAAAAGGGCTCAGGATGCACTACCGGGAAGACCTGAACCTGCGCGCGGTTAAATCGGGAGAGAGCCTGAAACTGGGGAAACGCAGCCTCCAGTTCATCCACACGCCCATGGTGCACTGGCCCGACAACATGGTCGCCTGGATGCCCGAGGAAAAGATCCTGTTCTCGAACGACGCCTTCGGCCAGCATATCGCGACCTCGGAGCGGTTCGACGACCAGTATCCCGTCAACATCATTATGGAGGAGGCGAAGAAGTATTACGCGAATATCGTGCTCCCCTACTCGGCGCAGGTCAAGAAGGCCCTTGAGGCGGTATCCTCGATCTCCCCGGAGGTGATCGCCCCCAGCCACGGCATCATCTGGAGGTCGAATATCGGCGCGATACTGGAATCATACGGCCGATGGTCGGCCAACGCCACCGAGGACCGTGCCCTGATCATCTATGATACCATGTGGAGCTCGACGCGAAAGATGGCCTACGCGATCCAGCGCGCCTTCGAGAATAAGAATATCAGTACCTGCATGCTCGACCTGAAAAACAATCACATATCGGACATCATGACGGAGGTCCTTACCGCCAAGTACATCTGCGTGGGTTCGCCCACGCTTAACAACAACATGCTCCCCACCGTAGCTGCTTTCCTTACCTATTTCAAAGGACTCGCGCCCAAGGGACGCACGGCGCTCGCGTTCGGCTCCTACGGCTGGGGGGGGCAGAGCATCGAACAGATCGATGCCGTGCTTCGCGACTGCGGATTCACCATGCTCGACAGGATCAAGGTCCAGTACATCCCCGACGAAACCACCCTCCACGAGATAAGCGCGCGGCTGGAAGCCGCTCTTTAG
- a CDS encoding alpha/beta hydrolase — protein sequence MNSTRPISGKESMPHLKKVISGAAVFLLVLYFTPLIVEGLRPSTATVRGSQSGFKTAWSIGHVMAYSEYGAGYPVILVHGFGESMLVWDAAVKALGDAGFTVYAVDLLGHGMSDKPYGYRYRLESYADQLRDFMEALKIPRAHLVGHSMGGAVVMKFACMYPPLVNRIALIGSAGVRHESGGAVFSLLRVPLLGEFLLLFNFKPVLKKGIHSINFNGMIEIGDEYIDRYSLPAALRGFNYMFLNILRNFSSPLWSAEDCMEAIKAPALIIHGTADRIIPIAAAERMHTRLQNSILVTVPDGPHGVMETHPGIVNESIHRFLK from the coding sequence TTGAATAGCACGCGGCCCATAAGCGGCAAGGAATCAATGCCTCACTTGAAAAAAGTAATCTCCGGCGCGGCGGTTTTCCTCCTCGTCCTGTATTTCACCCCCTTGATAGTCGAAGGCCTTCGTCCCTCGACTGCAACCGTGCGGGGTTCCCAATCCGGTTTTAAAACCGCCTGGTCGATAGGCCATGTCATGGCGTATTCCGAGTACGGCGCCGGATACCCGGTCATCCTGGTGCATGGGTTCGGCGAATCCATGCTCGTGTGGGACGCCGCCGTGAAAGCGCTCGGCGACGCGGGATTCACGGTATACGCGGTCGACCTGCTGGGGCACGGTATGAGCGACAAGCCCTACGGGTACCGCTACCGCCTGGAATCCTACGCGGACCAGCTCAGGGATTTCATGGAAGCCCTGAAAATTCCCCGCGCTCACCTCGTCGGCCATTCGATGGGCGGGGCCGTGGTCATGAAATTCGCGTGCATGTACCCCCCCCTGGTCAACCGCATCGCGCTTATCGGGAGCGCGGGCGTCCGCCACGAATCGGGGGGCGCGGTTTTTTCACTGCTACGCGTGCCGCTTCTGGGCGAATTCCTGCTGCTCTTCAATTTCAAGCCCGTTTTAAAGAAGGGCATTCATTCGATCAATTTCAACGGCATGATCGAGATAGGCGACGAATACATCGACCGTTACAGCCTGCCGGCCGCCCTGCGCGGTTTCAATTACATGTTCCTCAATATTCTCCGCAACTTTTCCAGCCCCCTGTGGAGCGCGGAGGACTGCATGGAGGCAATCAAGGCCCCCGCGCTCATCATACATGGGACGGCGGACAGGATTATCCCGATTGCGGCCGCGGAACGCATGCATACAAGGCTTCAAAACTCGATCCTGGTGACCGTGCCGGACGGCCCGCACGGCGTGATGGAGACTCACCCGGGCATCGTGAACGAATCCATTCATCGCTTTTTAAAATAA